The Salvia miltiorrhiza cultivar Shanhuang (shh) chromosome 1, IMPLAD_Smil_shh, whole genome shotgun sequence genome has a window encoding:
- the LOC130999990 gene encoding uncharacterized protein LOC130999990, with product MEGILPLPQPPQQQPFRRPNRPHKQLPTPQAGRPPQYQRMYAIDQKNQDKNQGNLTGIGELKGVPIVILFDTGTSHSFISYTCVDTLELNVEPAQLHLRVATPLGKVTTVTHVCPNLEFELGPLKLKAKTLRLMRMWSTYIILGMDWLAEHYAVIQCEQRQISFQPPGKEPTYFYNINRKWKKTPIIFALQANKILKEKGLPPNRQLEFTINLEPGAAPISKAPYRMVPAELQELKLQLQELLDMGFIRPSASPWEAPVLFIKKKDGSLRLCIDYRELNKVTLKNKYLLPLFIDDILIYSKNEKELEEHLRTVLDKLRAEKLYAKFSK from the exons ATGGAAGGAATTCTTCCTCTACCTCAACCACCACAACAACAACCTTTCCGCCGTCCAAATCGGCCTCATAAGCAGCTACCTACGCCGCAAGCAGGTAGACCACCACAATATCAAAGGATGTATGCTATCGACCAGAAGAATCAGGATAAGAATCAAGGAAACTTAACAGGTATTGGGGAACTGAAAGGTGTACCCATTGTTATTCTCTTTGATACAGGCAcatcacattctttcatctcaTATACATGTGTGGATACGTTAGAGCTGAACGTAGAACCAGCCCAGCTACACTTAAGGGTAGCCACTCCCTTAGGGAAGGTCACTACGGTTACACATGTGTGTCCTAACTTGGAATTCGAATTGGGACctcttaagcttaaggctaagaCGTTGAGACTTATGCGAATGTGGAGCACATATatcattttgggaatggactggttagcagaacaCTATGCGGTGATACAGTGCGAGCAGAGACAgatatcattccagccaccaGGCAAGGAACCTACGTATTTTTATAACATCaatagaaaatggaagaagacacctATCATCTTTGCATTACAAGCAAACAAGATACTAAAAGAAAAGG GTCTACCCCCGAATCGACAATTGGAATTCACGATCAATTTAGAACCTGGAGCAGCACCAATATCCAAAGCACCATATAGGATGGTACCAGCAGAATTGCAAGAACTGAAGTTACAATTACAAGAGTTGTTAGATATGggattcattcgacccagtgctTCGCCTTGGGAAGCACCGGTCCTGTTtatcaaaaagaaagatggaagtTTAAGATTGTGTATCGACTATCGGGAATTGAACAAGGTGACCTTAAAGAACAAGTATCTGTTGCCAC TATTCATAGACGacatcctgatttactcgaagaatgAGAAGGAGCTTGAAGAGCACCTTAGGACTGTGCTAGATAagctaagagctgaaaagctttacgctaagtttagcaaatga